A single Roseomonas gilardii DNA region contains:
- a CDS encoding efflux RND transporter periplasmic adaptor subunit produces MPQATEPATTTRLLRQGLTLTGLLALFACGPAEPPPPEPPRPVRAITALLEPGGETVTLTGQVEAAEEVGLAFRIGGRMIERRVNIGDQVRAGQIIARLEDSTPRDNLRAARASTAAARAALVQARNHYDRQNQLLRSGFTTRANYDDAVRRLQAAQSQVDASLAQESIAETTLAYTDLAADSNGVVTARGAEPGEVVAAGQRIVTLAREGGRDAVFDVPARLMEQSEPDPLVTVSLSSNPSVRTTGRVREISPQADPVTRTFRVRVGLIDPPEAMRLGSTVNGGIQIGGVSGIEVPASALTRGSQGPAVWVVNGQDSTVALRPVEVARYDAARAIIAGGLQEGEVVVTAGVQTLRPGQKVRVLGNGQAAPQAAARDGAR; encoded by the coding sequence ATGCCGCAAGCAACCGAACCCGCCACCACGACGAGGTTGCTGCGGCAGGGTTTGACACTCACCGGCCTCCTGGCGCTCTTCGCCTGCGGCCCGGCCGAGCCGCCACCGCCGGAGCCACCGCGGCCCGTCCGCGCCATCACGGCATTGCTGGAGCCGGGTGGCGAGACGGTGACACTGACCGGTCAGGTGGAGGCGGCCGAGGAAGTCGGACTGGCCTTCCGTATCGGTGGGCGGATGATCGAGCGCCGCGTGAACATCGGCGATCAGGTTCGCGCCGGCCAGATCATCGCAAGGCTGGAGGACAGCACGCCCCGCGACAACCTGCGCGCCGCCCGGGCATCCACCGCGGCGGCGCGGGCGGCGCTGGTGCAGGCGCGCAACCACTACGACCGGCAAAACCAGCTGCTGCGCAGCGGCTTCACCACCCGCGCCAATTACGACGATGCGGTCCGCCGGCTACAGGCCGCGCAGTCCCAGGTGGATGCCAGCCTGGCGCAGGAAAGTATCGCCGAGACGACGCTCGCCTATACGGATCTGGCAGCGGACTCCAACGGCGTCGTCACGGCCCGTGGCGCCGAGCCGGGCGAGGTCGTGGCGGCAGGCCAGCGGATCGTGACCCTGGCCCGTGAAGGCGGGCGCGACGCGGTGTTCGACGTGCCCGCCCGGCTGATGGAGCAGTCGGAGCCCGACCCTCTGGTCACGGTGTCGCTGAGCAGCAACCCATCGGTCAGGACGACCGGGAGGGTGCGGGAGATCTCGCCGCAGGCCGATCCGGTGACGCGGACCTTCCGGGTAAGGGTCGGGCTGATCGACCCGCCGGAGGCCATGCGGCTGGGCTCGACGGTCAATGGCGGCATCCAGATCGGCGGGGTGAGTGGCATCGAGGTTCCGGCCTCCGCCCTGACCCGGGGCAGCCAGGGGCCGGCGGTCTGGGTGGTGAACGGCCAGGATTCCACTGTCGCCCTGCGCCCGGTCGAGGTGGCGCGCTACGACGCCGCACGGGCCATCATCGCCGGCGGGCTGCAGGAGGGCGAGGTGGTGGTGACCGCGGGAGTGCAGACCCTCCGGCCCGGCCAGAAGGTCCGGGTGCTCGGCAACGGGCAGGCTGCCCCTCAGGCCGCGGCCAGGGACGGTGCGCGGTGA
- a CDS encoding GntP family permease: protein MGLLGILLGLALLMGLAFRGWSVLLLAPAAALIAAGFAGEPLLASWTQTFMGGAAGFIAQFFPLFLLGGVFGKLMDDSGSVTAIANGMTARLGTKRAILSVVLAGALVTYGGVSLFVAFFVLAPMAHAMFRAADIPHRLMPGAIMLGASTFTMSALPGTPAIQNAIPMPFFGTSPWAAPGLGIIAAIVMAALGLWWLDYREKQARKAGEGYNLSGADGQEAETRTVGDSVVREYAAVSGEFDPAEIHRGEHGRNEPGFWIALAPIGVVLVVNLLMTAAVLPRMDTGFLAELRWGNTAIEAVAGVWSVVVALFAACVAVMLLNRANLPSLRATLDAGANSAVLPVLGVGSLVGFGAVVASLPAFDMVRDQVLGIGGGPLVSLAVATNVLAALTGSASGGLTIALDTLGQTYLSIAAEQGIDPGLLHRVAVIGAGTLDALPHNGAVVTLLAVCSTNHRSSYLDIFMSSVVSALAALVVVIVLGSLIGSF, encoded by the coding sequence ATGGGACTTCTCGGAATCCTTCTGGGACTGGCACTCCTCATGGGGCTGGCCTTCCGGGGCTGGAGCGTGCTCCTCCTCGCGCCGGCCGCGGCCCTCATCGCGGCAGGCTTCGCCGGCGAACCTCTGCTCGCGAGCTGGACCCAGACCTTCATGGGTGGCGCCGCAGGCTTCATCGCGCAGTTCTTTCCGCTTTTCCTGCTGGGTGGGGTCTTCGGTAAGCTGATGGACGACAGCGGGTCGGTCACCGCCATTGCCAACGGCATGACGGCCCGGCTCGGCACGAAGCGGGCCATCCTGTCCGTGGTGCTGGCCGGCGCGCTCGTCACCTATGGTGGCGTGAGTCTCTTCGTGGCTTTCTTCGTGCTCGCCCCGATGGCGCATGCGATGTTCCGGGCGGCGGATATCCCGCACAGGCTCATGCCGGGCGCAATCATGCTCGGCGCTTCGACCTTCACCATGTCGGCGCTGCCAGGCACGCCCGCCATCCAGAACGCCATCCCGATGCCCTTCTTCGGTACGTCACCCTGGGCCGCACCTGGGCTCGGCATCATCGCCGCGATCGTCATGGCGGCTCTCGGGCTCTGGTGGCTGGATTACCGCGAGAAGCAGGCGCGCAAGGCCGGGGAGGGCTACAACCTGTCCGGCGCGGATGGGCAGGAGGCCGAGACCCGGACAGTCGGTGATTCCGTGGTCCGCGAGTACGCGGCGGTCTCGGGAGAGTTCGACCCTGCCGAAATCCACCGCGGTGAACACGGCCGAAACGAGCCGGGCTTCTGGATTGCCCTGGCGCCGATCGGCGTGGTGCTGGTGGTCAACCTGCTGATGACAGCGGCCGTCCTGCCTCGCATGGATACGGGCTTCCTGGCCGAGCTTCGCTGGGGCAACACCGCGATCGAGGCGGTTGCGGGTGTCTGGTCGGTAGTCGTGGCGCTTTTCGCGGCCTGCGTGGCGGTGATGCTGCTGAACCGCGCCAATCTCCCCTCGTTACGTGCGACACTGGATGCGGGTGCCAACTCGGCCGTCCTGCCGGTCCTCGGCGTCGGCAGCCTGGTCGGCTTCGGTGCGGTGGTGGCTTCCCTGCCTGCCTTCGACATGGTGCGCGACCAAGTGCTCGGCATCGGTGGAGGACCGCTGGTTTCCCTGGCCGTGGCGACGAACGTGCTGGCGGCATTGACGGGATCGGCCTCGGGCGGGTTGACCATCGCGCTCGACACACTGGGTCAGACCTATCTCAGTATCGCTGCGGAACAGGGCATCGATCCCGGCCTGCTGCACCGTGTCGCAGTGATCGGCGCCGGTACACTGGATGCCCTGCCGCATAATGGAGCGGTGGTGACGCTCCTCGCGGTTTGCAGCACCAATCACCGGAGCAGCTACCTGGATATCTTCATGTCCAGTGTCGTCAGTGCCCTGGCGGCCCTGGTGGTCGTGATCGTGTTGGGAAGCCTGATCGGCTCCTTCTGA
- a CDS encoding asparaginase, which yields MSLPRLLVLSLGGTITMVPGEGRGIAPKLGAADLVAAVPALAGLAEIEARSPLRLPSPSLSLEDLLAVARDIDAGFQAGFDGAVVVQGTDTIEESAFLLDVLVPGDKPVVVTGAMRGAGAAGADGPANLLAAVQVAVSSQAQGLGTLVVLNDEIHAARFVQKAHTALTSAFSSLSGGPLGLVAEGRPHFYARVPRLPCLDMTAGAPVPVALFRVAMGEDGRFLRSVPGLGYAGLVLEGMGAGHVPAGMAPLLEWIAQEVPVVLATRVASGPVFTGTYGYAGAEIDLIDKGLVPAGFLTGLKARLLLALVLRSGTGLRPDDAFAPYR from the coding sequence ATGAGCCTGCCTCGTCTGTTGGTCCTGTCCCTGGGCGGCACCATTACCATGGTGCCGGGAGAGGGGAGGGGCATTGCGCCGAAACTGGGAGCGGCCGATCTCGTGGCCGCGGTCCCGGCCCTTGCGGGGCTGGCGGAGATCGAGGCCCGCTCTCCCCTGCGTCTGCCCAGCCCTTCCCTGTCGCTGGAGGATCTGCTGGCGGTGGCAAGGGATATCGACGCCGGCTTCCAGGCTGGCTTCGATGGCGCGGTGGTCGTCCAGGGCACGGACACGATCGAGGAATCCGCCTTCCTCCTCGATGTGCTTGTGCCGGGTGACAAGCCGGTCGTGGTCACCGGCGCCATGCGCGGCGCTGGTGCGGCTGGCGCCGACGGCCCGGCGAACCTGCTCGCTGCTGTCCAGGTGGCGGTTTCATCGCAGGCGCAGGGCCTCGGGACCTTGGTCGTGCTGAACGACGAGATCCACGCGGCGCGCTTCGTGCAGAAGGCCCATACCGCGCTGACCTCGGCCTTCTCCTCCCTGTCCGGAGGGCCGCTGGGGCTGGTGGCGGAAGGACGGCCGCACTTCTACGCCCGTGTGCCACGCCTTCCCTGCCTGGATATGACGGCCGGGGCGCCCGTGCCGGTGGCACTGTTCCGCGTGGCGATGGGCGAGGATGGCCGGTTTCTGCGCTCGGTCCCCGGCCTCGGCTATGCTGGCCTCGTGCTGGAAGGCATGGGAGCGGGCCATGTCCCGGCCGGCATGGCACCCTTGCTGGAATGGATCGCGCAGGAGGTGCCGGTGGTGCTGGCAACGCGCGTCGCCTCGGGTCCCGTCTTCACCGGCACCTATGGCTATGCCGGAGCGGAGATAGACCTGATCGATAAAGGGCTGGTGCCAGCCGGATTCCTGACCGGCCTGAAGGCGCGTCTGCTGCTCGCCCTTGTCCTGCGGTCAGGGACAGGGCTCCGCCCTGACGATGCCTTCGCGCCCTATCGATAG
- a CDS encoding efflux RND transporter permease subunit, which produces MKPFNLSEWALNNRSIVVYLMIVAVLAGTLSFLRLGRAEDPVFTIRTMIVQANWPGASMEDTLNQVTERLERRLQETPNLNRLRSFTQPGQSLIYVDLLGSTPDAKVADTWYQVRKNIGDIRHTLPPGIQGPFFNDDFGDTFGIVYGFTADGFTHRELRDHVEEMRSELLKVPDVSRIELIGAQDERVFIEFSMEKLAGLGIDRNALIAALQAQNLISPAGTIEGGQERLLLRVSGSFESEDDIRATNFSLGNRILRLSDVAEVHRGYADPPQPMFRVNGREAIGLGISMRDGGDVLQLGRNIDAAARRVMADMPVGIEMHSVAEQPRTVELAIADFMGSLWQSIAIILVASFVSLGVRPGAIVALAIPLTLAIVFPIMQVAGIDLQRISLGALIIALALMVDDAMTTVDAMMNRLAAGDSKEAAGTYAFRALAFSMLTGTLVTIAGFVPVGFARSSAGEYTFSIFAVVTIALLVSWLVAVIFAPLLGVLILRPPKPGTSNEPGRLVRIYRSFLAGAIRWRWVTIAATVGLFALSVFGMRFVSQQFFPSSDRYELMVDLTLPQNASIRATDATAARLEAILAKDPDVERWSTNVGRGAIRFYLPLDVQPPNNFFAQLVVITKGLQSRDRLETRLEQVLLEQFPDVVGRVYPLELGPPVGWPIQYRVSGGDPDKVRDLAMNLAKVVAAHPSTRGTSFDWMEPARQLRVRVDQDEAQRLGLSSAAVASALNAAISGTTVTQMRDGIYLINVVVRAVEAERMSVDALRTLQIPIPGGRTVSLSQFATFDYEQEYPIITRRNRIPTLTVQAYLPRGVLPNDVVDDLAPGIAAAVAALPPGYRIETGGIVEESADSLASVKAVVPMMLFIMLTVLIFHLRSFSRLFIVLSVVPLGLIGVVAALLLSSSPLGFVAILGVLSLMGMIAKNAVILVTQIEAERRAGRGVAEAALEASTSRFRPIMLTAISTVLGMIPITPTVFWGPMAFAIMGGLLGATILTLIFLPVLYVTCLEGRGATRPG; this is translated from the coding sequence GTGAAGCCTTTCAACCTTTCCGAATGGGCGCTGAACAACCGCTCCATCGTCGTCTACCTGATGATCGTGGCGGTGCTGGCCGGCACCCTGTCCTTCCTGCGGCTGGGCCGCGCGGAGGACCCGGTCTTCACGATCCGCACCATGATCGTGCAGGCCAACTGGCCCGGCGCCTCCATGGAAGACACGTTGAACCAGGTCACCGAGCGGCTGGAGCGCCGGCTGCAGGAGACACCCAACCTGAACCGGCTGCGCAGCTTCACCCAGCCCGGCCAGAGCCTGATCTATGTGGACCTGCTGGGAAGCACGCCGGATGCCAAGGTCGCGGACACCTGGTATCAGGTCCGTAAGAACATCGGCGATATCCGCCATACCCTGCCGCCCGGCATTCAGGGCCCCTTCTTCAACGACGACTTCGGCGATACTTTCGGGATCGTCTATGGCTTCACGGCGGACGGCTTCACCCATCGCGAGCTGCGCGACCATGTGGAGGAGATGCGTTCGGAACTGCTGAAGGTCCCCGACGTCTCCCGGATCGAGCTCATCGGGGCCCAGGACGAACGGGTCTTCATCGAGTTCTCGATGGAGAAGCTGGCGGGGCTGGGCATCGACCGGAACGCCTTGATTGCCGCGTTACAGGCGCAGAACCTGATCTCACCCGCCGGCACCATCGAAGGTGGGCAGGAGCGGCTGCTGCTGCGCGTCTCCGGCTCCTTCGAATCCGAGGACGACATCCGGGCGACGAACTTCTCCCTGGGCAACCGCATCCTGCGCCTGAGCGACGTCGCGGAAGTCCATCGCGGCTATGCCGACCCGCCCCAGCCGATGTTCCGCGTGAACGGGCGGGAGGCGATCGGCCTTGGCATCTCCATGCGTGACGGCGGCGACGTGCTGCAGCTCGGCCGCAACATCGATGCGGCGGCACGGCGCGTCATGGCCGACATGCCGGTGGGGATCGAGATGCATTCGGTGGCCGAGCAGCCGCGGACGGTCGAGCTTGCCATCGCCGACTTCATGGGCTCCCTCTGGCAGTCCATCGCCATCATCCTGGTGGCAAGCTTCGTCAGCCTCGGCGTGCGGCCCGGCGCCATCGTCGCCCTGGCCATCCCGCTGACGCTCGCCATCGTCTTCCCCATCATGCAGGTCGCCGGCATCGACCTGCAGCGCATTTCCCTGGGCGCGCTGATCATCGCCCTGGCGCTCATGGTGGACGACGCTATGACCACTGTGGACGCCATGATGAACCGGCTCGCGGCGGGCGACAGCAAGGAGGCGGCAGGCACCTATGCCTTCCGCGCCCTCGCCTTCTCCATGCTGACGGGCACGTTGGTGACCATCGCCGGCTTCGTGCCGGTCGGCTTCGCCCGCAGCTCGGCGGGCGAATACACCTTCTCCATCTTCGCGGTTGTCACCATCGCCCTGTTGGTGTCCTGGCTGGTCGCGGTGATCTTCGCGCCCCTGCTCGGCGTGCTGATCCTGCGGCCGCCCAAGCCCGGCACCTCCAACGAGCCCGGGCGGCTGGTGCGGATCTACCGTTCCTTCCTCGCAGGGGCGATCCGTTGGCGATGGGTGACCATCGCCGCGACGGTGGGGCTCTTCGCCCTGTCGGTCTTCGGCATGCGCTTCGTCAGCCAGCAGTTCTTCCCGTCCTCGGACCGCTATGAGCTGATGGTGGACCTGACCCTGCCGCAGAATGCCTCGATCCGCGCGACCGATGCGACGGCGGCCCGGCTGGAGGCCATCCTGGCCAAGGACCCGGATGTCGAGCGCTGGAGCACCAATGTGGGCCGCGGCGCCATCCGCTTCTACCTGCCGCTGGACGTGCAGCCGCCGAACAACTTCTTCGCCCAGCTCGTGGTGATCACCAAGGGCCTGCAATCCCGCGACCGGCTGGAGACGCGGCTGGAGCAGGTGCTGCTGGAGCAGTTCCCGGATGTGGTCGGCCGCGTCTATCCGCTGGAACTGGGCCCGCCGGTCGGCTGGCCCATCCAGTACCGCGTCTCAGGCGGCGATCCGGACAAGGTGCGCGATCTGGCGATGAACCTGGCCAAGGTGGTGGCCGCGCATCCCTCCACGCGTGGCACCAGCTTCGACTGGATGGAGCCCGCCCGCCAGCTCCGTGTCCGGGTGGACCAGGACGAGGCCCAGCGCCTTGGGTTGAGCTCGGCGGCGGTGGCCAGCGCCCTGAACGCGGCGATCTCCGGCACCACGGTGACGCAGATGCGTGACGGCATCTACCTGATCAACGTGGTGGTGCGGGCGGTCGAAGCCGAACGGATGTCGGTCGATGCCCTGCGGACCCTGCAGATCCCGATACCCGGGGGGCGAACGGTGTCGCTGAGCCAATTCGCCACCTTCGACTACGAGCAGGAGTATCCGATCATCACGCGCCGGAACCGCATACCGACGCTGACGGTCCAGGCCTATCTGCCGCGTGGCGTGCTGCCCAACGACGTGGTGGACGATCTGGCGCCGGGGATCGCCGCGGCGGTGGCGGCGCTGCCGCCCGGATACCGGATCGAGACGGGCGGCATCGTCGAGGAAAGCGCCGACTCCCTGGCCTCGGTGAAGGCGGTCGTGCCCATGATGCTGTTCATCATGCTCACCGTGCTGATTTTCCACCTGAGGAGCTTCTCGCGGCTTTTCATCGTGCTGAGTGTGGTGCCGCTGGGCCTGATCGGTGTGGTGGCCGCCCTGCTCCTGTCCAGCAGCCCGCTCGGCTTCGTCGCCATCCTGGGCGTGCTGTCGCTGATGGGCATGATCGCCAAGAACGCGGTGATCCTGGTAACGCAGATCGAGGCCGAGCGGCGGGCGGGGCGAGGCGTCGCCGAGGCGGCGCTGGAGGCCAGCACCTCCCGCTTCCGGCCGATCATGCTGACCGCGATCTCCACGGTGCTCGGCATGATCCCGATCACGCCCACGGTGTTCTGGGGGCCGATGGCCTTCGCCATCATGGGCGGCCTCCTCGGCGCGACGATCCTCACGCTGATCTTCCTTCCGGTGCTCTACGTGACCTGCCTCGAAGGGCGTGGCGCAACACGACCGGGTTGA
- a CDS encoding patatin-like phospholipase family protein: MSETSDTPSPSREGTAQQPGGAPKTRPRDPVAVDLGLQGGGSHGAFTWGVLDRLLEESWLEIDAISGTSAGAMNATALVAGYHQGGRDGAKAALERFWGAVARAALLSPLKRGPLDILLGRWSLDSSPAFLAMDMMARLVSPYDIHMTGGNPLNAVLAETIDFGRLAHAKQRLYVTATNVRTGRGRVFRNAEVTPEALMASACLPTLFRAVEIDGEAYWDGGYAGNPTITPLVRNGGSADDLLLVAINPVERPGTPRSATEIQNRLNEISFNATIIKELRMIALLQQVVAESGAKLDSSKVEGARWASFRVHLLSSPVMIDLGYSSKLNAEWEFLTFLRDEGRRTAERFLAENGENIGRRSSADLNKLLEGV; this comes from the coding sequence ATGAGCGAGACATCCGACACACCGTCCCCTTCCCGGGAAGGAACGGCGCAGCAACCCGGCGGCGCCCCGAAGACCCGTCCGCGCGATCCTGTCGCCGTCGATCTCGGCCTGCAGGGCGGCGGCTCGCACGGGGCCTTCACCTGGGGCGTGCTGGACCGGCTGCTGGAGGAATCCTGGCTGGAGATCGACGCGATCAGTGGCACCTCGGCCGGGGCCATGAACGCCACGGCGCTGGTGGCGGGTTACCATCAGGGTGGACGTGACGGCGCGAAGGCGGCGTTGGAGCGCTTCTGGGGTGCCGTGGCGCGGGCAGCTCTGTTGAGCCCCCTCAAGCGCGGTCCTCTCGACATCCTGCTGGGCCGCTGGTCGCTGGACAGCTCGCCGGCCTTCCTGGCGATGGACATGATGGCCCGGCTGGTCTCGCCCTATGACATCCACATGACCGGCGGGAACCCGCTGAATGCGGTGCTGGCCGAAACCATCGACTTCGGACGCCTGGCCCATGCCAAGCAGCGTCTCTACGTCACCGCCACCAATGTGCGCACCGGCCGGGGCCGGGTCTTCCGCAATGCCGAGGTCACCCCCGAGGCGCTGATGGCTTCGGCCTGTCTGCCCACACTCTTCCGGGCTGTGGAGATCGATGGCGAAGCCTATTGGGATGGCGGCTATGCCGGCAATCCGACCATCACCCCGCTCGTCCGCAATGGCGGCTCGGCCGACGATCTCCTGCTCGTGGCCATCAATCCGGTGGAACGGCCCGGCACGCCTCGCTCCGCGACCGAGATCCAGAACCGGCTGAACGAGATCTCCTTCAACGCCACGATCATCAAGGAGCTCCGCATGATCGCCCTGCTGCAGCAGGTCGTCGCGGAGAGCGGCGCGAAGCTGGACAGCAGCAAGGTGGAGGGCGCGCGCTGGGCCAGCTTCCGTGTCCATCTCCTTTCCAGCCCCGTGATGATCGATCTCGGCTATTCCTCCAAGCTGAACGCGGAATGGGAGTTCCTCACCTTCCTGCGCGACGAGGGCAGGCGGACGGCGGAACGTTTCCTGGCAGAGAACGGCGAGAATATCGGCCGCCGCTCCTCCGCCGACCTGAACAAGCTGTTGGAGGGCGTGTGA